The Leucobacter viscericola sequence GGATCGCCCGGCGTCCACGGTAGCCAGCCGTCAACGCGGAACCCACCCTCCGGGGCCAACTGCGCGCTCAGGCTTCCACCGAGCTGCTGAGCCCGCTCACGCATGCCGATCAAGCCGTGCCCCGGAGTCGTAGGAGCCCCGGGGGAAGTGAGCGCGGGATCCACGAAGCCGGCAGAAGCGGCCGCCGGGTCACTCGCCATCGCCTCCGTGTGCACCTTAATAAAAATGCCGTTCTCGGGACCACCCTGCACCGTCACCGAAAGCGGCGCACCGGGTGCGTGCTTGCGGGCATTGGTGAGCGACTCCTGCACGATGCGGTAGCTCGCGTGAGCGATGGCCGGATCGCAGAGACTGAAATCGGAGAGGCTGATGCGGGATCGAACGCTGTTGCCCGAGCGATGCGCCTCTTCGATGAGCTCGTCGAGATCGCCGAGCGAATAGCGGTGCTGCCGCTGGCTCGCCTCAGGGTCGGGATCGCGCAACTGCGCGACAACGTGCCGCAGATCCTCGATCGAATCGTGCACCGCAGACCTCACGACCCGAGCCGAGTCGAGCAACTCGGGGTTCTCGCCGGCCTGCGCCTCGAGGGCCCCGGCGTGCAGCGACACCGTGCTGAGTTTTGCCGCAATCGTGTCGTGCAGTTCGCGAGCGACCTCTTGCCGGGCTGCCTGTGTTGACGCCGCATCGCGCAACCCCTGGGCTTCGTGCTCGGCGCGCGATTCGCCGTTGCGCGCGCGATCCCGGTCGGTGAGTGTGCGGGAAATGAGGCCCCAGGTCACAAACG is a genomic window containing:
- a CDS encoding sensor histidine kinase, which translates into the protein MTVAPPPAQKSAWASRAGTITLNVLIVATGVFLSLVPMTEQGQAGMNRLPFYLSIVGFFALGTASVLLIWRRTLAVQITLAASLAAILLPATPFVALVALVTVFKQRTWSTIIQLTLLVVAATVAGGLWDLSAGPHAFAAAFSQQDPLPTAKELFANAGWILPLGTVIWMWPFVTWGLISRTLTDRDRARNGESRAEHEAQGLRDAASTQAARQEVARELHDTIAAKLSTVSLHAGALEAQAGENPELLDSARVVRSAVHDSIEDLRHVVAQLRDPDPEASQRQHRYSLGDLDELIEEAHRSGNSVRSRISLSDFSLCDPAIAHASYRIVQESLTNARKHAPGAPLSVTVQGGPENGIFIKVHTEAMASDPAAASAGFVDPALTSPGAPTTPGHGLIGMRERAQQLGGSLSAQLAPEGGFRVDGWLPWTPGDPEPSAPTA